The proteins below are encoded in one region of Hordeum vulgare subsp. vulgare chromosome 3H, MorexV3_pseudomolecules_assembly, whole genome shotgun sequence:
- the LOC123444022 gene encoding AMSH-like ubiquitin thioesterase 2 isoform X1 — protein sequence MSCGSSENTTRKCRTHSTPGETMYLHTANAKKITHYQANLPTEMDRNTGAYPVKHHFPSPIVSWIEDLSSFGDVPFTHDTEYVDEQSTPSFGQSSASSNLHDMQISVRLTDEFMELAKENTSNNLETCGILGASFRDGTYYVTTLIIPKQEGTAHSCQASNEEEIHAVLSEQSLYPAGWIHTHPSQTCFLSSIDLHTQFSYQVMLPEAVAIVAAPTDPTRSYGIFRLTDPGGMDVLRECSESGFHTHRETTNGGPIYETCSNVHFKPNLRFEIVDLRSGA from the exons ATGAGTTGCGGGAG TTCTGAAAACACTACCAGAAAATGCAGGACACATTCAACACCAGGTGAAACGATGTATCTACATACTGCCAATGCTAAAAAGATCACTCACTACCAAGCTAATCTGCCAACAGAAATGGATCGCAATACCGGCGCCTACCCTGTGAAGCACCACTTTCCGTCTCCTATAGTTTCTTGGATAGAAGACCTTTCGAGCTTTGGTGATGTTCCTTTTACCCATGATACTGAATACGTGGATGAGCAATCAACACCTTCGTTCGGGCAGTCTTCTGCATCTAGCAATTTGCATGACATGCAGATA TCAGTGAGATTGACAGACGAATTCATGGAACTTGCAAAGGAGAACACAAGCAATAATCTAGAGACCTGTGGAATTCTTGGTGCTTCATTT AGAGATGGAACATATTATGTGACAACATTGATCATTCCAAAGCAAGAAGGAACTGCTCACTCA TGTCAAGCTTCTAACGAGGAGGAGATACACGCCGTATTATCAGAGCAGTCACTTTACCCTGCAGGGTGGATACAT ACTCACCCTTCACAAACATGCTTTCTATCGTCGATCGATTTGCATACTCAATTCTCTTATCAG GTCATGTTACCAGAAGCTGTTGCGATTGTTGCTGCTCCCACCGATCCCACTAG GAGCTATGGTATATTCAGGTTGACAGATCCAGGAGGCATGGATGTGCTCAGGGAGTGCAGTGAGAGTGGGTTCCATACTCACCGAGAGACGACGAACGGCGGTCCAATATATGAAACCTGCTCCAATGTGCATTTCAAACCTAATTTGCGGTTTGAGATTGTCGATCTGCGTTCTGGTGCGTGA
- the LOC123444022 gene encoding AMSH-like ubiquitin thioesterase 2 isoform X2, which yields MSCGRKCRTHSTPGETMYLHTANAKKITHYQANLPTEMDRNTGAYPVKHHFPSPIVSWIEDLSSFGDVPFTHDTEYVDEQSTPSFGQSSASSNLHDMQISVRLTDEFMELAKENTSNNLETCGILGASFRDGTYYVTTLIIPKQEGTAHSCQASNEEEIHAVLSEQSLYPAGWIHTHPSQTCFLSSIDLHTQFSYQVMLPEAVAIVAAPTDPTRSYGIFRLTDPGGMDVLRECSESGFHTHRETTNGGPIYETCSNVHFKPNLRFEIVDLRSGA from the exons ATGAGTTGCGGGAG AAAATGCAGGACACATTCAACACCAGGTGAAACGATGTATCTACATACTGCCAATGCTAAAAAGATCACTCACTACCAAGCTAATCTGCCAACAGAAATGGATCGCAATACCGGCGCCTACCCTGTGAAGCACCACTTTCCGTCTCCTATAGTTTCTTGGATAGAAGACCTTTCGAGCTTTGGTGATGTTCCTTTTACCCATGATACTGAATACGTGGATGAGCAATCAACACCTTCGTTCGGGCAGTCTTCTGCATCTAGCAATTTGCATGACATGCAGATA TCAGTGAGATTGACAGACGAATTCATGGAACTTGCAAAGGAGAACACAAGCAATAATCTAGAGACCTGTGGAATTCTTGGTGCTTCATTT AGAGATGGAACATATTATGTGACAACATTGATCATTCCAAAGCAAGAAGGAACTGCTCACTCA TGTCAAGCTTCTAACGAGGAGGAGATACACGCCGTATTATCAGAGCAGTCACTTTACCCTGCAGGGTGGATACAT ACTCACCCTTCACAAACATGCTTTCTATCGTCGATCGATTTGCATACTCAATTCTCTTATCAG GTCATGTTACCAGAAGCTGTTGCGATTGTTGCTGCTCCCACCGATCCCACTAG GAGCTATGGTATATTCAGGTTGACAGATCCAGGAGGCATGGATGTGCTCAGGGAGTGCAGTGAGAGTGGGTTCCATACTCACCGAGAGACGACGAACGGCGGTCCAATATATGAAACCTGCTCCAATGTGCATTTCAAACCTAATTTGCGGTTTGAGATTGTCGATCTGCGTTCTGGTGCGTGA
- the LOC123444022 gene encoding AMSH-like ubiquitin thioesterase 2 isoform X3: MSCGRTHSTPGETMYLHTANAKKITHYQANLPTEMDRNTGAYPVKHHFPSPIVSWIEDLSSFGDVPFTHDTEYVDEQSTPSFGQSSASSNLHDMQISVRLTDEFMELAKENTSNNLETCGILGASFRDGTYYVTTLIIPKQEGTAHSCQASNEEEIHAVLSEQSLYPAGWIHTHPSQTCFLSSIDLHTQFSYQVMLPEAVAIVAAPTDPTRSYGIFRLTDPGGMDVLRECSESGFHTHRETTNGGPIYETCSNVHFKPNLRFEIVDLRSGA; this comes from the exons ATGAGTTGCGGGAG GACACATTCAACACCAGGTGAAACGATGTATCTACATACTGCCAATGCTAAAAAGATCACTCACTACCAAGCTAATCTGCCAACAGAAATGGATCGCAATACCGGCGCCTACCCTGTGAAGCACCACTTTCCGTCTCCTATAGTTTCTTGGATAGAAGACCTTTCGAGCTTTGGTGATGTTCCTTTTACCCATGATACTGAATACGTGGATGAGCAATCAACACCTTCGTTCGGGCAGTCTTCTGCATCTAGCAATTTGCATGACATGCAGATA TCAGTGAGATTGACAGACGAATTCATGGAACTTGCAAAGGAGAACACAAGCAATAATCTAGAGACCTGTGGAATTCTTGGTGCTTCATTT AGAGATGGAACATATTATGTGACAACATTGATCATTCCAAAGCAAGAAGGAACTGCTCACTCA TGTCAAGCTTCTAACGAGGAGGAGATACACGCCGTATTATCAGAGCAGTCACTTTACCCTGCAGGGTGGATACAT ACTCACCCTTCACAAACATGCTTTCTATCGTCGATCGATTTGCATACTCAATTCTCTTATCAG GTCATGTTACCAGAAGCTGTTGCGATTGTTGCTGCTCCCACCGATCCCACTAG GAGCTATGGTATATTCAGGTTGACAGATCCAGGAGGCATGGATGTGCTCAGGGAGTGCAGTGAGAGTGGGTTCCATACTCACCGAGAGACGACGAACGGCGGTCCAATATATGAAACCTGCTCCAATGTGCATTTCAAACCTAATTTGCGGTTTGAGATTGTCGATCTGCGTTCTGGTGCGTGA